ATTTTTGTCTGTTATCCCTTTTTTCAATAATTACAAGTGCATATCTGTTTGCATGTCTAGAGTTTCTGGAGTCAAAATACATGTAGTttatgattaataaaaaaattctttttctttgttcacTAGTTACTACAAATCATTCTTTTGATATTTTCCTATAATCTACTCATGGTGGTCGCTACCTTTCTTTACTATGCTGTAAAAGTTATTTACCTTTTCTTAGCAAGGAAAGTTGAACGTCTAAATTTCATGCTTCTAGTCCATGTATTGTAGTGATGTATGAAAAAGTGCATTTTGACCAATGATCctctaaattaaagttttaagaTAAGATGATGCCTTATTTAGGCACTAATTATTCTCATTCTGTGATGTTTAATACTTAGGCTCCTGTACTACCAGATAATTCTTTTTTCTCCccctgggaaaaaaaaagtagaattcttctgttaattttcttttattttgtttctgaCATGATTTTGCTCTGCAGCTGTGCGAGTTGTCCTTTAATAAAACCCATCATCTCAGGAATCCATACAATGATAACCTACCAGTAAAGGTACGCTTTGGTATTTGGTAATATGAATGTCGACAAGACTCAGTTCTCTCTCCGAGTTTTAACTTATATGCATACATATTTATTCATCCTTCCTCGAAAGTTCTGAATTCATATTAGGGCAATTTGAGATAAGGACATGGGTTTGGCTATTTTATTCAAGATATTTATCTCGTTATCTATCTGGTTAAAATCTTAGCATTAAATAAATTCACTCTAAAATTTTTGTACGATAAATTGCTTATAACATGGTAGCTATCCTTATTTTTGCTTCATGAATTATAAAGTTCATTACTAATGTAATTGTTCACCTCAACATATAATGGTATagactactaacaaaatatcaaatatcgaCCGTCTCCAGCAGCAATGATGGATTTCTTAACTTTTGCAGATCAGCCGAGACTGTCAAGAGTTGGAACCTTTTATTGGCGAACAATTGGCTTCTCTGCTTTATCTAGAGCCAGATAGCGAACTCATGGTATGCTAGTATTTTGTTTGCATATTTCCTGTATGCAGAATTTATTATTGCATCAAACTCTCtggatttaaaaatttcaaatattatgtCCACTATGGGCTTGGGCTGGAAAACCATCTTTATGTATACATTTAACTTATCTATATATGTGTCTCCCGATTGCAAGGTTGACATTTGCTTACACAGCTTCATGAGGTTAGCTACGACATTAGCTGCAAGAGGCAGGATTACTTGATgctttttttcaatataataaataagaatTCTCTTTTCTTAGGAACCCTGGTGGTCTTTTTAAGCATATGTTGCATGCAGAGTCCTCTTTCTCATAATCAGTCGTTGCACCATATTTCCATATCATTATTACATAATATTAGTGTTAGAGTTGACCATAATTTCTCAAAACCTGACCTCTTCATAAATTAGCAATTATTGTAGTAGATTCTTTTGTTAGGACTTAGGAGTTTGTAATCTGCGCTCATGGTGTACTCACTCATGTTAGTAATTTACCAGAATGTAATTCCCTTTCCTATATGTGTTTATAGCTGTATATCATTGCAAATTCAAGCCAATTTGTTGTCTAAATATCTGTACACGATTTGTTCGGTCAGAACAGAAACttcaaaatctcctctaatTGGTTTCCTTGCAAATGAGTTTGCCAAATTTGAAAACCCTATCTTATGTATGATGCTATGCACTATTCAGGCAATGCTTGCCGCAGCTGAGTCTAAGCGTGAAGAGGAAAAGGCGAAGGGGGTCAATAATGATGAGACAGCTGATAATCAAGATATTGTGCTCTTCGAGGACaacgaagaagaggaggaagaagaaagtgaggaagaagaggagggcaACAGCCAGGGCCCACAGGGtcgggggaggggaaggggcgCGATGATGTGGGGACCGCATATGCCAATGGGAGTCCGAGGTGGGGGTCCAATGCTCGGAGTTCGTGGTTTCCCTCCGGTCATGATGGGCGCAGATGGGTTTGGCTACAATGATGGCTTTGGCATGCCTGATCTCTTTGGCGTCCCTCCTAGGGTTTTCCCACCTTTCAACGGCCCGAGATTTTCTGGTGATTTCTCCAGAACTGCCCCGATGCCAGGGATGCTCTTCCCTGGTCGGCCCCCTCACCCGGGGTCTGTCTTCCCGATGGGTGGGCCGCTCGGGATGATGATGGGGCCCCCTAGTCGGGCACCGTTCATGGGGGGAATGCCGGGCATGCCAATGGGTGGACTGGGTCGGTCCAACCGCCCGATGATGCACCCGCCGCCCCCTCTTCCGAATAGCCGGGGCCCGAGAAGGGACCAGAGGAGGCCGGGGAGTGATCGGGGCGGCGACAGGTATGAGATGGGATCAGACCTAGGGAGCAGGGGTCAGGATACAGCAGACGAGATGGGCTATCAGCACGACACAAAGATGCAATCCGACGATAAGTTTGGCGGCACCAGAAATAACAGCTTCCAGAACGAGGACAGCGAGAGCGAGGACGATGCGGCGCCGCGGCGGTCGAGGCACGGGGAGGGCAAGAGGAGGCGGCGGGCCTCCGAGGGTGAATCTCCGTCAGAATCTGAACATCAGAACCAGTGATGGCGTTtcctttctttacttttatccagagattttttttttttccctctctctctctctgggtaTTGCACTTCTCatcatatttcttttcttgttctATGACCTGTAATACTTATTAACAGTCTCCATCACTGGAGCCTGTTGTTTGCTGAAGTTAGGCTGAAACTCAACTAAATAGGAAACAGAGTTACGTACTATGGATCTGATTTGAGGGTGACTGAGGTGGGTGGATGAATTTTGTGATTAGTAATATTCGATGTGTATAATAACATCAAATCACAGCAAAGAATACCCAGAGATGattgaaattattattaaattactgGAAATTGTGTAGTAAGGTGAACTGTAAACTTGCTGTGTACTCTCAAAATTTCTCCTGTTTTGAGAGCTTACCACGATATTTCTCTCAAAATGATACTGTTTTCTACTTGATTTCTTTCTTGTAACAAATGTGCATGTCCTCATTAAGAATTTATGCAAGATAAATGATATTTAATCGCATCAATCTTTTTCTCCTAGCTTGGATTCGCATTTTCTCTTTGTAATGATTTGGTGAAATGGCTTAACAATGGCTTAGGTTGTGTTATGTGTGGAGTTGAGAAGGTGAATGGTAGAGCAAATTATCCAGTGATAAAATGTGGGttattgaaattttcttttgtacttGCTACTTAGAAGCTTGCTTTAGTCGCTCTGTTTCatgatttctgaaaaaatatATGTCACTTGAaagatgatttatttatttattttatttttcccccAAAATGTCCTTATTGTCttattatttctctcttttttttttcagaattttctgaAGGGGATTGGGTTCGGAATTTTATTGACTATTTTCGTTGCAATTTCCTCATGAATTGCACAATTACATCTGAATAATAAGACGTGGTTGAATCACTGCGAGTGACTATATTAATAACTTATTTATACAATGTTAGATAAGAAAAATCGTGTGCTTCGTAAACAAGCTAAGatagtggatatatatatgatgCAAAATGCACACAGAATGATATGCTATCTAAATTGAcctaggctcctatactttcgaaaaaaCGAAAGTTTTcgtatttgtaaattattttttatgatgaaacATTTGATTCAGTTATCGATTTCGTTAGACTAGacataatctatgctattgaaactatttagaaattaaattttataaatttttgactttatttgtcTAATGAACGAGAACGAGTAGCttaaaaataaacgactgaaaatacaaattttataaaaaatagtgataaaagatttaaatttcaaatcagaattattaattttgctattgatgttaaataaaaatttttattaaagatTTATGTAATTTAGATTGTTCTACATCGTTGAATTTGAAAACATGTgacattaattattaaaaaaaattaattttgagaccgtttgatcacttgataaataccgtcaaaaaattatgaaatttagtttttagataatttcaatagcgtagattatTTCTAACGAAATCTATCGTCGAATTggatatgaaaataatttttaagtaCAAACGCCTCAATACTTTGGAAGTACGAAACGTGCTCATCTAAATTATTGAATTATTAAATCAGATAATGATTTGAGTACCTACACCCTACCCGATAACTTACCGATATAAACCCGAATCCGAGTCCAATGTAGACAGGATCCAAACTCAACCTGAACCGGAACCGGTTTACATTGTGGTGCGGTTAACTCGAACCGCGTCGAACCAACTATATAAACGACTTCGTCTCCACCCCCCACGCCCCATCTCCATTCATAAACCCTAATTCCCAAACCTAACGGGAGGTGCGCTGCTCCTTTTTCACGACGATTaaaatctctcttttttctctattttcattGGATTCTTAATTtctatccttttttttcttccaggTTTCAATCGACCGTGAGAACAATGGCGGCGTAAGTAGACTGATCTTTTAATCTTGGTTACTCTTTTATTGAGATTTTCTCGTTATTTTAGTAATCTGTGTGTAATCTACACTACAACTTCAATCATGCAGTTGTTGCGATATGTGGGGATGAAAAAGTTGGGATCTTTGGATTAAAAATGTGTGTTTTGTTTCTTTATTCTGGTTCGAGCGTATGTTTTGTTGAAAATATGTGAAAAATCAGTTGATGAGCTTATGAGTGTTacatataaatttgttaattttaaatgttggctttatatttttatgttattttagaAGAATTATTATATAGAGCTAAGTTATTGAAATTGGTATCTGGAATGTAATTTAACCGGAGTTTACACTAGATTCTGCTTTTGATTGAGTATATTGAATGGTAGGGTGAATTAGATTCTTTATATCTATTCTATCAGTTGTTAGATTGTTCGGTCAATAATAAATTGCAATAGCAACTTCTTAGAATTTCTGATTCAGAatgcaattttttcttttgttttttttcccccttccaCGCAATTAAAACAAACCTCAACCCATGCTTTGCATTTTTCCTTCTTTAGTGTCGCCTCTATGTCCGCACTGAAATAAAATGTTTTACATCTAAGCTGTGATAAGAGGCATTATTCGTGTCTAAACTTGTCGACGGCACTGCCATTTTGTACCTCCTGAGATTTTCTTAGTTGCTTTTGATTCAGTAGTAGCATTATTATTTGTATCTCCTGAGATTTTCTTAGTTGCTTCTGATTCAGTAGTAGTTTCATCTCCATGTATCCTTACAGACACTGCATTTTCAACTTCTGTTTTAGTCCAATGTTGTCGCAACTAACCTAGAAATCCAAAATCCGTAGTTTAGGTGTGTTTTGATTGTTTGTATCACTTCTGTTATCGTAACTCTATTTTCTGCTGAATCATTTCACGAGCATTAGAGattgactattttttttttcgttatgcGTACTATATGACGGCAGTGAAGATGGTGTTGCGGCTGAAGTATCTGCCACTCCAGTTCTTGGAGAGCCCATGGATCTAATGACGGCTCTGCAACTGGTGATGAAGAAATCACTGGCGCACGATGGGCTTATTCGCGGGCTTCACGAAGCGGCCAAAGCGATAGAGAAGCACGCCGCGCAGCTTTGTGTTCTCGCCGAGGATTGCGACCAGCCCGATTATATCAAGTTGGTCAAAGCCCTTTGTGCCGATCACAATGTGCATTTGGTCACTGTGCCGAATGCCAAAACTCTCGGCGAGTGGGCAGGGGTCAGTCACATTATTAATATCAAACTCCAACTTTATTTTATCGAAATACTTAAAAGTCCATCTGTGACTTTTCTTACCATGCTTTTTCTGCTTAAAATAAGACGATGTATTGAATCGCAGCTCTGCAAAATCGACTCGGAGGGAAAAGCGAGAAAAGTTGTAGGTTGTTCATGTGTGGTGGTCAAGGTAAAGGATTATTTAGTCGTTTTTAGTAatcctttttgtttgttttttttttactgttgtGTGTGATGTAGTTGTCTTATGATGTTATAATTTTCAGGATTATGGCGAGGAATCGGAGGGCCTTAACGTCGTGCAGGAGTATGTGAAGGCTCACTAAAAAAACTCTTGCAGCTTTTCACAAGCGAATCGAACGCTATGTTTTTCTTACAGTATTCAGggaatgtttaatttttttgagacaCCACAACTCATTTAGATTCTGGAATGTCTGTTTTAGGTTGTGTGGAAACCAGTTAAtgtggatggatggatggatattTCTTGGTCTGCAATTtgctgttaattttttttaagaaaattagcAATGAATGATCAGTCATGTAATGCTTGATTTGGtaaaatctcttctttttttttttcccccctttttgcATAATTGAAGATGACTAAATATCATTTCATTTGTCTCAATTATTTTGGGTTGATTAGTTCTGGGAGAAACACATTGCGGAAAAATTCAGTCCAAAATAATGGTACCATTAATTAGATTCAATACCTGGTTGATATTGTTGCACATGTTTGTCACCTCAACAAAGTCATCATATAGAAAAAGTGATAAGATTATGAAACTTTAACATTTTAAAGTTTCAGAATGTTCAATTAATATAATGTTTTCAAGAGAATTTTTACAAGCTTTGTGTGCTTCTCGACATTACACATTACAAAAGAACAGATACACACAATATCCCACACAAGTATATCATATGTAGAGTATTCTATAACAATCATCTACAGAGAGTTAGTATCCAAACATCTATTATCATGAGGAACACATTTAGGTTTTTATCTCTCCACCATATAtatagaaaagcaaaaaaaaaaaataaataaaataaaataaaatcaagagtGAGAGAGGAGATAAAAGATTATAAATGTCCTCCATtcatctctcctcttttttctcctcTATACCAGGTAAACAGACAACACAAGGATTATGGATTCATGGGACATGGCGACACTAAGGGAGGCGCAACGACAAATGCGTAAAACAAAGCTTTTATTTTCCACTGTAGATAAAGATGCTCTTCCGAGTTCCTGTGTAAACCCTAGATGAAGATCACCAAATCGCGTAGTAGCTTTTTCCGGCTGCCATTAACCACAGCAAAACCACTTCCTCTGCAACCAAATTCGATAATTATTTAGAAAGAATCTGTAAACTGGAAAGTTTAGGTATATCATCACTGCATATTAGAATAATAAGCCCCTGCAAAATTATCTGTTTCCTTGGAGAATCTGAATGTTCAAGTTTGTccttcaaaaacttaatttgtTACGTGCATATCCTTGAACGTAACAAAAGTAGCCCTCTTTAAAGAGCTTCTAATAAAAGACCATCCTCCCCCATAAACTGAAGGACTTCCCACCTTAAGATACCAGTCACTCGTATGAAACCACACTTTCGAAGCGCATATCTTCACATACAGACAATACAGGGGTTTGTCTACATCAATTACCTTCTTTAGATCACATTATATAATCACTTATCTCGACAATCACTTATCCTCTTTAGATCACATTATATAATCACTTATCCTCTTTAGATCACATTATATAATCACTTATCCTCTGCAGCCCTAGATCTTTTGATCTGATGGTGGTCTGTTTCCCCCACAATTAAAATATGGCCATAGGTGATAAATCTAGTCTAAAAGGATGTAAGAAATCTATGCATGCTTaatgatttaatatattttgccAAAAGAAAAGATCCTTGGATGATACATGCTAATGCATGCTTTATGATGCTTATGAAATTTATGCATGATCTATGGCAAGGGGAATAGTGAGAGGGCTTTTCTGACAAAAGTGCAACTTCCGGATTCTTCTAAATCATTACACGACAAGCACTTCCTGCCAGCCAGTACCAGGTTATATTGGCCGGAAGAAAACCGTGCGTCAAGCGATTTTGTTGGAAAAtgtgtaaatagatgattttgcaagaATATATATGGAAAAACTCCTACAATAAATAGCTTGAATTGCAAATCAACTGATTTTCATAAGATTGAAGTGATTATATCTTAACAACTTAGAATAGGATCATACGCTCTTTCTTGGGTATTGGTAGCTCTCGTCGGGTTTTAGGCCGCCAACGTTGTTTCGTAACGGTGGTTGTGCCGAGGCCCCACCTTGGTTACTGCTTGTCTTCTTTTCGTCGCGAGCTTTCTGGAAGATGACAGTGAAACCTTCAGCTGATGCTGGATTGTTCACATCCCACTCTCCAAATTTGGGCAGCGGTCGGCCCTTCTCCTGCTGCACAAATTTGAAAaaggaaaggggaaaaaaaaaacagtactTTAAGTTTAAGGCGAAACCATGAAAGCATCAAGTGTGAAGAATATGCATGTAAAAAAGCAGATAACTTGATGCAAGCAACTACACAcacattctctttttttttggttataatGTTGCGAGGAAAATAAACTATCTAATCGTTATTTTCTCGGAGGAGTCGATCAAGAAGATAACCTTTCAGAAAGAAGAGCAATTTAGCAGGAACAACTCATAGCAGGAATAACAGTTAAATGTTTCTACGAGCTTTCTCTGCTAAATTTCTCCTCGTTACGAGTAGTTCCTTTCTTCAACAAATATTTGTTCACTAAAACACGAAGTAACTAAATCTTCTTCATCTTACAACAT
This window of the Ananas comosus cultivar F153 linkage group 19, ASM154086v1, whole genome shotgun sequence genome carries:
- the LOC109725034 gene encoding 40S ribosomal protein S12-like codes for the protein MAAEDGVAAEVSATPVLGEPMDLMTALQLVMKKSLAHDGLIRGLHEAAKAIEKHAAQLCVLAEDCDQPDYIKLVKALCADHNVHLVTVPNAKTLGEWAGLCKIDSEGKARKVVGCSCVVVKDYGEESEGLNVVQEYVKAH